DNA from Alnus glutinosa chromosome 2, dhAlnGlut1.1, whole genome shotgun sequence:
TGATTACTATGACAATTAAATTCCCTGAAGCTAGACATGAAACTTGATTTAGGATATTGTTTGGGTGCAACCTATAGGATTCTACTATGCAGGTTTGGGTTGGTTCCTGTTGGGGTGTTTGGGTTTCCTCATGTTTTTGGGGTTTGcgggttttttcctttttcttcctctttcctgttttggtgtTCTTTTGTATACCTCCTATATGCTTAGGGGcacctttacgctttttatataatttctctgattacctattaaaaaaaaaaaaaaaggattttactATGCAGGTCACTGCAATGATTTTTAAGTCATATTTGGAGCGCATTATTTTTCTAGGATCAGAATTGCAAGAATAATTGCAGTAGTAGCATGTCCCCATAGTTTCAGAATTAGAACAAATTTTACTGCGCATCCTTTATCCTATACTCAGCGGGTCAGCAACAACACCATATCGCCAGCTTGAGCTTGAGCTTTTCCTTCAGTTGCCTTTCCTTTGGTTTCACAGGGCCACAACAGTATACTTCTAATAGCAGTAGACTAAAGCTTCTGTTCATTATGTACAGCTCTTTTATACTGTGATTTAATGTCAAAATTTTATATCTTGAAAATTAAAATGCCTGTCGTCCCTTATTTGAGAACTAAATTATGCAGTTAACATCGGCCGGATGAGCATTGCAGGTATGGACTTTGAAGCAGAAGAAACAGAGCTTTTGCAGGATGTATGATCCTATGAATATACTTTTTATCCTTGTTTATACTTAAGTGGATCGCAGTATCATGCATGCAGTTCATTGTGATCTTTGTTCGTATttcttgtttttcagttttggtCAATTTTGATGCTTTTGAGTTTCCCTAATACCAACTTATCTTTTGGGTCGGAAATATAAACCTTCTTAAGTCAAAAGGCAAAGGTGAAGCCATGCTCCACTTATGAATCCTCTCTGCATACTGGTTATATTCAAACATGGTCTATAtggttttcattattattaaaacACTCTTCGGGGTTTTAGAAAATGATAAGGTTGGCTCTTTGGGCTTTTTGGAGTTTATAAGATTAGTTCTTTCGTTCACCTGCCATTAGGCCTGTTTTTCACTTGtacaaaaaaaccaaagattATAAAACGTTGTTACGTGTGCGTCTTTTCCATATCAACATATTTCCTAAAACAAGAAAGGAGGGTGGGGTGACGGTGGGAAAAATCCCCTCTGTAGGTGGTGGTTGGGTTCTAAGGTGATCCACGCTCAACCCCGCGGAAGCGGCTTGCAGGGAACCCCCATCTTAAGGAGGTGGTCGGTATCCCGCGACCCACCTCCCATgctttcaagaaaaaaagaagattatatTCTAATTATTATCTTCTCCCGTTGAAAATGcacaaatttttagaaaaatcagtAGCATATAAATTCTcgtttatatatttcaactttaCAATGTtaccttttattttcatattgaaaagtggaaaatatatatatatatatatatatatatataatgaatatgACTGGTGAGTAgcgtcactacaaaaaaccctACAATTGGACGTGTGTCTatagtaccggttactgtagacatgCGTCCAATTAGTCACGTATCTTTTTGACAGCGTGGCTAGTTGTATAAACACCCCAATTGGacacatatataaaatacacGCGTCTAcctacacgtggccaactgttattttttttccaaatatatattaaaaaaaataaaattagttttgtgttcatttaaaaaaaaaaaaaaaaaaaaaaaaaaaaaaactcatcttaTTAACTATATAAATTTGTGAAATTATGGTGTACATAGCATATACACATAAGATACACGGGTCTTATgagtatgctactgatctaatttactaatatttctaaattatgtgtgtgatatgtcattattcagtaTATGAgtatttcatgttgacgacgtacaggagaggatgatgcagagtttatccagtgatccagccgccacgcagagcgtctcagcagacacggtgcgttgggcacctaaCGACGCGTACAAACAGgtggttgggaggcctgagtacgcggggagggttcggcaggttgggccgaacgttacacctgttcgggggacatatttctcatacaggcctcgctcacaggggagaccatctgagggcacgtctcgggattgggccgaacatgcccggaagatgaaaaaaattcaagcGGAGCTACGGGCTGTACGAGAGAGGAATGACAcgttggagcagcgcatgcaacAATTCGACGCCATGGAGCAACGCATGCAACAATTCGACGCCATGGAGCAACGCATGCAACAGTTCGATGTCTTCATGTCCTCAATGGGAATATCACAACCATGTCTTGGtgctcagtcttcacctgcaaacgtaggtagtacgtcgtcagttagtagtgcatctgcaggtatgatttatattgtgtataggacaaaattaatttcaatttgttttcattacccctttaattttgcaagtaatattatatactttaattgtctatattatttgcaggtaatgcgataacggttggtacgttgtcgcctattggacgacggctaagccagcactcccctgtcgctacaccttcgcccgctataCCATCCCTTgtgcagcaatcgccggttggcgagaacacgtctgggacggtacctcgtgcttcgcagggacgcccttcggatttgtagatattttgtgtaattattttttgtttgtaaagatttgcatagttaacaaatacgttattaattattggtttatgtaatttgattttgtgatatttttgggtaaaataaatattgcgttatttgtggtcggaaataagtatatttttttaaaaaaaaaattaattaacccaaacaaatttaaaaagacaataacaaaactaaattgaaaaaaaaattcaaattgtattttttattttatttaattaaataaaaaatataatttggaatttttttttttaaaaaaacacaaaatacacacgtgtattgaaatacacgtgtctgacagttggacacgtgtattgtaATACACGTGTATTACAATACATGTGTCTaatctgacacgtgtattaagatacacgtgtcaaaatgtgcagttagTGACTTCCAGGTCTGACACGAGTCGCACGCGTGGCGATTTACATGTGGCAACCTGATcaacacgtgtacagtgtccgtacacgtgcCGAAATGCATGTGGCAAATGTCAGCAATTTTTGGAGTGTGTGTAACAAATGTTTTTGCCTTTTCTTATAATCAACTATTGTTTTAAGGACACAAATTTCTTGCAAACCAACCATTAAAAGTGACATGtcccttagcatgtgagaattatatgtttttcttaatagcatgtgtttttctcgtgcttttttaatagcttaaagaaTGCATGTCGCTTTTAAATACTGGTTTGTAGGagtttcttacaaattaatttgtaggaaatttgtcCTTCTAAGaaagtcaacaaaaaaaaaaaaaaaaatcaaaatattatttaagatATGAAAGAATTATCATTGTCTGCCTTCCAAATCAcataataaaaaaggaaatattGCTTACTTAGTATTTGAAGTTTGTAGTTAATATTTTTGAATAAGCAGCCTACTTATTAGAGATCTTTAAGATAAATTTGgatagctttttctttttttttttctagcaaaTACAAGGAAAAGGGAAAAGGGATTTTAGTACatgaaagaaaagcaaaaaagatgAGTAGGGCAACCCAAAAAAATTCCAATACATTGCAATAAAATCTTAAGATCTACTACTAATAGGCCAAATATAAGGCTTAACCTATTGGATTCTTGTCACTAGCCAAGAAAAAGGCCGCCAAAATCTGTGGTTTGAAAGGGTAGTCTCAAGATAGCTCTGCCTAAAGCAACACCTactgcaacaacaaaaaatacttgAGAATCACAACAGGGAGAGGTGACTAGACGTACAAAAAGAGAGATATTCGACGACGATTGAGATCTTTATTACTGATTttgcctttaaaaaaaaaaatccaatttaaGGTGGAATTGTCGGATTTGGATTTCCTACAATTCCTTGCTCAATGAGGAAGGTATGAAAAATTGTAGAGTAGTGAAAGAGAAGCCCCAGCCCGAGCAGAAGTTCTCCTTCTTACTTGAGCAACTTGCTCAGGCTGGGGAGCTGGGCGCCCTGCCCAATAACAAGGAGCAAgggtaattaaaaaaaaaattaaaaaaattaaaaaataaaagaatagataTCCAGGCAGGAGGTGGTAATCACTGATCAAAACGCTCTCagaagtaaataaaaataggaaaattcaCGCTAATTGTTGTTCGTGTTTCCTTTACCGACTTCGTTTTCCTTTCCTCCCAAggaattgtaaagaaaaaaaaattccaagttttACCGTAGAGTTTTCCTTATCCCTTTAGGAAAAGGTAAAAGCGTCCGAAAAATCACCTGTATATAAATACCTCACATCAGATGCCAAATTAATTTACTGCACGCTCTTGTTCTTGCTctttcttgctcttcttcttcttctttctgtttcttTGCGTCTTTGTTTAGAATCCGATCACCATGAAAACTGACCCAGAGGAGTCCATGAGTTCTCGCAAAAGGAAAAGAGACGAGAAAACTTGCGCCGCCATGTTCAAGCCCAAGAAAACTCCGAACAGGCTGGCCGTGGACGACATGCAGGACGGCGACAACTCGGTCGTCGCACTCCACCCAGAAACCTTGGAAAGCCTCAACGTCTTCAACGGCGATATGGTCTTGATCAGGGGCAAACTTCGGAGGGACACCGTCTGCGTTGTCGTTGCGGACTCGGCATGCGACAAGTCGAGGGTCCGCATGAACAAGGTCATCAGGTCCAACCTCAGAGTCAGGATCGCCGACATGGTCTCCGTCCACGAATGCCCGAACGTTTACGACGGCAAGAAAGTGCACGTTCTTCCCCTCGACGACTCCGTCGAAGGGCTCACCGGGAACCTCTTCGACGCCTATTTAAGGCCTTACTTTGAAGGCTCGTTTCGGCCGCTGAGGAAAGGCGATTTGTTTGTTGTGAGAGGCGGAATGAGGAGCTCGGAGTTCAAGGTCATGGAGACGGACCCTGGACCATGCTGCTTGGTTGCGCCTGACACGGAAATCTACTGTCAAGGAGAGCCTGTGAAGAGAGAGGACGAGGAGAGAATCTTATACGAGGTTGGATATGAAGATGTTGGCGGCGTTAGGAAACAACTAGCGCAAATAAGAGAGCTGGTCGAGTTGCCTCTCAGGCATCCCCAGATTTTCAAGACTATTGGTGTGAAGCCCCCCAAAGGAATTCTGCTTTACGGGCCTCCCGGCACCGGGAAGACCCTGATTGCAAGGGCTATTGCTAATGAAACCGGTGCTTTCTTTCTCTGTATCAATGGGCCGGAGATCATGTCGAAGATGGCTGGAGAGAGCGAAAGCAATCTGCGGAAAGCGTTTGCGGAGGCGGAGAAGAATGCTCCTTCCATTGTGTTTATAGATGAGATTGACTCCATTGCTCCCAAGCGTGATAAGACTAACGGGGAGGTGGAGAGGAGGATTGTTTCCCAGCTGCTGACACTCATGGATGGGCTCAACTCTCGCGCACATGTCATTGTTATTGGCGCTACGAATCGACCAAACAGCATTGACCCGGCGCTGAGAAGGTTCGGGAGGTTTGATAGAGAGATTGACATTGGTGTTCCGGATGAGGTCGGTCGTCTTGAGATTCTTCGGGTGCGTACCAGGAACATGAAGCTTTCGGAAGATGTGGAGCTGGAGAAAGTAGCAAAGGAGACTCATGGGCACGTTGGTGCTGATCTTGCAGCTCTTTGCACCGAGGCTGCGCTGCAATGTATTAGAGAGAAGATGGACTTGATTGATATGGATCAGGATGAAACGATTGATGCCGAGGTTCTCAACTCCATGGCTATCACAAACGAGCACTTCAAAGTGGCTCTTGGAAACAGCGTTGCTTCTGCTTTGCGCGAAACAGTTGTGGAAGTGCCCCATGTGAGCTGGGAAGACGTTGGTGGCCTTGAGAGCGTCAAGAGGGAGCTCCAAGAGACGGTTCAATACCCGGTGGAGCATCCGGAAAAGTTTGAAAAGTTTGGCATGTCTCCTTCCAGAGGAGTTCTCTTCTACGGCCCTCCTGGTTGTGGAAAAACTCTGCTGGCCAAAGCTATTGCGAACGAGTGCCAAGCCAATTTCATTAGTATTAAGGGTCCTGAGCTACTTACCATGTGGTTTGGAGAGAGTGAGGCCAACGTTAGGGATGTTTTTGACAAGGCCCGCCAGTCAGCACCATGTGTCCTGTTCTTTGATGAACTCGACTCCATTGCCATTCAGAGAGGGAGCGGTGTGGGAGATGCTGGCGGTGCTGCTGATAGGGTTCTGAACCAAATATTGACTGAGATGGATGGGTTATCATCCAAGAAAACTATCTTTGTTATTGGGGCTACAAACAGGCCTGATATAATTGACCCGGCACTTCTCCGGCCAGGGCGTCTTGATCAGTTGATTTACATCCCACTGCCGGATGAGAGTTCGCGGCGTCAGATTTTTAAAGCCTGTCTGAGAAAATCACCCATATCCAAAGAAGTTGACCTTGCAGCTCTTGCCAAGTTTACACAAGGCTTCAGTGGGGCTGACATCACGGAAATATGCCAGAGGGCTTGCAAGTATGCTATAAGAGAGGACATAGAGAAGGAtttggagagaagaagaagaaaccctGAAGCTATGGAAGAGGAGGTTGCTGATAATGGAGTGTCGGAGATCAAGGCAGCTCACTTTGAGGAGTCGCTCAAGTACGCCAGGAGGAGTGTTAGTGAGGCGGACATCCGCAAGTACCAAGCCTTTGCAAGAACCTTGCATCATTCCAGCCCCAGGGGCTTAGGGTCTGATTTTAAGTTTTCTCTAATAGAACCATGTAATGGGCTAGTCAAGCCAGTTGTTTCTGATATTATTTTGAACGAATATAATAAGTAGAGCCTCGGGCTTTTCAAGATTtgttgagttttgctgatttttCCCCATTTTTGCCTGAGAACATTCCAATTCCATTATGTGTATTCGgcatcctttaaaaaaaataaaaagtgtattCGGCATAATAGATTGTCTAGTGTTGAGTTATGAGTTCCAAGGTTTATACGATCATTAATTTTAATGATTCTACAAACCATGAAATGACTCCTATTCTTTTAAGGCAGGGTGTAGAGAAAATCAAGAAAGCAATTAAAGCAACTAGTTTATCATAAACCAGTGTGTATAGATTATTGCGCACAAACCAATCTGCCCTGCAAATACATATACGGATCGAACATAAATGTACAGTACACGGGTATTACATGGTTTCCACATTAACATTTTATGTAATGGACGATTTAAAAGGTTAGCAGCTGTTTTTGGCCTTTCGATGGGAAAAATTTGGCAAGGCCAGGCCAGACTGAAGCAGCAGACTCGAAAGTCCATATGATATTGCGATGTTCTGGTTCCAACTTCCACCAAATAAGTTGAACAAAAGGCTCATCACATGTTTTACCTTCCCAACTTTATGCTCAATGATTAGAAATCTGTCCAAGGAAAGGATATgtcttgttagaatattaaccAATAACCCTTTCACAGATATGATAGAAAGCACAAAAACTACCTAATATCACATATATGATAGAAACAGCAGCAGCAAAGGAGTATAGAAGTCTAGTACTCAACTCTGCTGTCTTAATCCAAACTAATTGGGGTTGGCTACATGATTCCTTTCAAGTAAAACTGActaagtaaattaaaaaaaaaaaaaaaaaaaaaaaaaaaaaaaaaaaaagaacgaaaagaaaataaaaagaagaagaaaagaaagaaaagaaaaaatcttctGGATAAACTTTGACATGTTTTAGACATAAATTTTGCTTCCAATAAGAGGTTAGCATAATTGCAATACTCAAAATTGACAACAGAGGAAGGGTAAGACAAACATACATAAGCATAAGCTATGATTAACTTTAAATCAAGGCAGTATTTGTCATCGAAGGTGCTGTGTCTTAAACTAATAGAGTAGCTATTCAGAGACTAAGTGATGCGTAAAAATATCATTATTGGAATTCAACATACTTGATGCCCAAAACCAAAATTTCAAGTCAATACGGTCTGAGCTGTTGTTCCTGATCTCACAACTACCTAGTTATACAGTTAGTATACACACATAAAGCTTACTTAAGCACATAAAAACCCATGCAACTTGCCTAGCCTCCATGAAGAACACACGCCTACGTGAAAGTTGGCCAAGCAGGGTTGGGAAAGTCTGGTATAATTCTATAGATGACTAAAAATGTGCTCAGAATGGTTAAATATTGATATTGCTGCAAAGTGCAAAGTAAGCTTATTGATGTGGATGTGCTGCTAAAAAAATCACTTCCATGATCTTCCCAAAGTTCTAACAGAacatggaaatacttggtgcaAGAGGATACCTGAGTTTCATTCCAACTATCACTCCAACTCAGATGCCTCTTCTGAATCAGACAAAGGTAAGATCCCAAGCATATGTCCATTGAGACACACATAATACTCAATGCAATCCTCATAAGCACCCAACCTGCAGCTGGCACTTTGTGGTATCATCTGAGCCTGCAGCATGTTCCACAACTTTGCCTTACAATAAGGGCACACCTCTGTTGGATGAAGCTGGGCCCCCCTTTTGATTAGCATCTTCCGCACCTTTGACATTGAGAACGACTTGAAAACTCCACGGAAGAATCCCACATCCCCCTCTTCCCCTTGATCAAGATGTTCACAAGGGTCAGACACATATAAAACATCTGTTCTGCATTGTGGCAAAAGAAAACTCTTCCCTGAGGTCCTAGAGAACCGGGTCCTATAAACAAAATGGCCTGGGATTTGAATGCTATTGAACAGGCCACCTTTCTTACATCCTGAACAGTAAATAAGTAGTTTCCCCAGTGCTCTCCAGTTCCCATCAACATTGTGACTCCCACTAGATTGCAGATCAAGCATCATCTTTGGTGCTCTTGTTCGGCAAAACTCCTTCCATAGTACTCTCTTTGCAAGATCATCAAACCACTTGCATACACAGGACAGAGTAGCAATTAGCTTAGGGTTCCAGTTCAAATGTTGAAATACTAGGAATATCACATCTTCGCTTAGATGGCCTTTTGTGCATCGACAGCTTGCTGAGTGTATGCATCGATACTGCTTTGTTAGAATCATTGTCAGCCACCTATTAACAAATATCATAAATCCTTGTCAAacataccaagaaaaaaaattctcttagTTAAAGTTCAAACTGATGACATTTGGTGGCTAAGTTTTCATCCAGGCACTACAGACAAGAAGCAAAATCAAAAATCATGATCTTGATGGAGGAATTCCAGTAGAATAACAAAATTTCTAACACTAGAGTTAAAAGGCAAGAGCATAGTTCCAGCAGTCACATCTCAACCACAGAAAACGTAATTAGATCAAGAGGCCATTCTTAGTATGCTGAAATGCAAGTAAAACGTGCTATTCAAGAAAGCTGATTCAAAAGCTTCAAAGTCGATACATACACAAATGCAATTTCCTCATCCCCTTGTCAAGtgcacaaaaacaaaagaaatggaaaatattGCCTGTATCTACAAAAGTAGTGTACATTTCCCTGGTACACTATTGGTGTCACTTTTTCCATATGGCTATTATTCCACTACCTTAGAAACTTCTCCAATATACACGAAAAAAAATCACCTCAATATCCATGTCGACATAAATTGCAGTCCATAAACACTTCAATTTGTACAATGAAGTATTCCCAACTAAGCAATAAAATTTAGATCTAAAACAGAAAGTCCATCAAAGTCCGATTACTATGGCATATGAGAGCTTAAAAGGGTTTTTAAGCAATATAGTGCAATGACATTCACTTAACTCGCACATATATTACTTCTTCTACTTGCGTAAGCAATGATTCAGTAAGTAAAATGTAACAATTCAACATCTTAGTAGAATTAGGACCCACCtgaaaattcttcaaattcCACAAAGCCCACCAATTACGTTATTTTCAAGAGCCCAAACGTGGGTTATCAAAAGAAGAAAGGCTGAACTAGTATAATGATATGGGTAGCTATACATTTCGAATAGAATTCGGTTGCAACTCGTTAAACAAAATCCAAACAATTTAAAGCAAAAGGCATATGTTAATTGCCAATAATCAAATCACTTTCAGTCACGTGAAAATTAACTAAATTTCACTGACTTTTCTCAAAGCATGCCAGTCAATTCTAAAATTCCAGATCTGCATGCACTCCACATCAAACTTACACAACTTGTTTCACAAAATCAACTAAAAATTTAAGCAGCAAATCAGTTTCAACGAAAACCCACAATAGTTCTCGACTCCATTCTACAAAAGAAGAACGAAAATCAAGACctttacaaaaccaaaacaaaacctaTGCAATGAATCCGAGAGTGGACCAGATCGTAACTAAAACGAAATCGAAGACCCAAATTCTCACCTGAGCTTACGAATCCCCCATTCCGCGCAGTcccaaaaccctagaaaacCCCCAACTCTGCGCAGACGAAATTCAACAGAGACTTAGGGTCAGCAAACCACAGAAAAAAGCAAAGGAAAACCCAGAAAAGAGAAAcgaagcgaaaaaaaaaaaaaaaacaattacacgCAAGGAAGCATCGGGAAATTTGCTTTATGGGTAGGGGCAGTTTCGTAAACTAAAAAACACAGTTACAGAGAGGCATTGCAAGCGAAACGCAGGGCTGGGAGCGTCTGAGGAGAGGAATGGCATGCCCTCCACATCGAAGAAGAAATGTAATATATTGCTAAGGAAAGTATGAGTGACAAAGTAGTCGGGATTTTAGAGGAAAGACGAATGGCAGTGCGCCACGATTGGAAGTTTGGGATGACTGGCTAGGTGGCGGATATTTAGAGTCTGACCTGGCATTCGTGTAGTGGGGGGTCATTTTCGGAGAAGATGACCAGTGTTTTTACTGTTGAAGTTTAAATTGTTTTGTCGGGACCTGAGAGATACATTTTCAGAAGTCAATTCTGTGCAGAAGATTCTTTGCGTGTAAGTGGCATATGTTGATTGGCTACCCTGTCCacagattttattttcttttcttttttctattatccgctctgttgtttttttttaagacaaagCGTACCTTATAAGATTgattagatttgtttttttatttttaattgcttttttgtattttttaagattagatggtggaataggatcctcaccaatttcaacttcaaaatatataagaaacaattttatggtttaaaacatattttattgtatttaattatgtatatgatattgcgttatttaaaattttaatagacgTGGCAACGTATTTACCTtctctaaaatttaattttgactataaaataatttatctctCTTTCACTTCAAATAGAGAGGAATctgattcaaaattttaattattatttttaaattgagtaatgctatgggcgatctttttatctttttaaataatgtgattattaaaattgtcaatttgaGAGTCACATTAATTTGGAAAGATAAAAAGGTAATTTCCTACGAGTAATGCTCAAGGGAGAACCAAAACTTTGAGTGAGGGgacgaaattgaaaaaaaaaaaaaaaaaaaaaaaaaaaaaagtggaataaaataattttttagtctatttcataaaataataataataataataataattttttttaaaaaaaaaaaaaaacaactgttttttaataaatgtttttttgggGGACTCAAGAGTCAAGCCTCCAAGCTTTGTACAAGGTGGTCCATCtttgaaagaaaattgtttcatacacacagagagaggggggaaagagaatatatatatatatatatatatatatatatatatatatatatatattacaataaaACCTGTTGCAATGCGAAAGATAATTGTTTATCTCTTAATTAGctattttatattcttaagCCATTTTACTACcacggttaaaaaaaaaaaagaaaaaaaaaagaaaaaaggccttGCTACTACATTTCTTTCACACTCCACAAGATGAGCGAAAAACTTCACATCTTGATCCTGTGCAATGtgaaaagaaatataattttattgttatatatttgacttctcactctttttactttttttttttttattggttacaGTAAATTAtgatcttttcaaattatttgtttaaatttgagagaatttgaccTAATGAttatgagagaccacttatgagacccaCTTGACCGGATAGTAGTTGAGCAGCCTAATTTTTAATTGGTTAGGTGAATTCCACAAGTGGTATCTTACAATCACATgtccaaattctctcaaattcagataGATAATTTGGAAGTATTCTAATCGGTGAAAAGCTacgttttgtgtttttttgttaaatttttaaataagtttatttatttattttttaataaatttatattttttattcaaatggacacgtgtcgtcattttattggtttAATGTAGCACTGACATGGCATTTAACATAATCTATCAATTTTTGTAATAGAATTTAACTTcaggatcgatttgtaattacagtttaccacaatgaccatctataaattttttaaattatagggagtgatttgtaattatgacaTATTATATGGACTAAtgatgcaattaaaaaaaaaaaaaagaaaaaagaaaagaatcaaccTTTTTTATTCCAGGTAAAGAGAGATCCAGAAAAGACGAAATTTGTAAAGGATGCTGTACATCTTGAGTCCTTGGCTTATAGTTATAGCTGTTATTTTACAGCTacgaaacaaattaaaaaataaatcatctcaaaaaaatcaacttaTGAAATAGTTTTTCTAaatcagtctattaaattgaaatctATCCTTAAAAACATGtgaattttatatattctaatCAATTTAATGgcctaaatttaaaaattctggAGAAAAACTGTATCATCGTACTTGTGAGAGTTTAAAATTTTCCAAGAACAAAAGAATGCTATCAAACTTAAGAGTCCACCCGTCCACTCACCCCGACACCCTGGAGAAGATCCCCTGGAGGGGGACGGCGAGGATGATCTCCCCCTGccattatcttttttttaaaaaaaaaaaaaaaagaaaaaaaaaaagaaaaaagaaaaatacttctttttaatttaatttaatatttttcaagtaATATTGGCATGACATTGGAGGCAAGTCGCGGACACCGAATAACTTTGACGTGGCAGACCATTAAATTTTGGGACAGAATATAGATGAAAGGactggtgcgtttgggtattgaatttttagaattaaaattgaattctaattctatttacaaatatcgaggtaaaaaattgtgtttgggtgttgaattttgagattgaaaaatattatattttaatagtaaaaaatgattggaagtttaaaaagttgtgtataatgattggtattttgaaaagttgtgtgaaataataatttaaataataataatttattatatattaattatttaattaaaaaaataaataatattttttaaaaaaaataattgaaatcaaaattaaaaattaaaaattaaaaaaaaaacccagtggtcgggggaggccgcgcggccacccccagtactcgggggaggccgcgcggccttccccaagggtcgggggtggccgcacggccaccccgaGTACTCgagggaggccgcgcggcctcccccaagggtcgggggtggccgcgcggccaccccttgtactcgggggaggccgcgcggccacccccagtactcgggggaggccgcgcggcctcccc
Protein-coding regions in this window:
- the LOC133861669 gene encoding uncharacterized protein LOC133861669 — translated: MVEQRERKNKIFVSFVCETLKAEKAAEDHIRQFMPKLAGLNAIVNIGRMSIAGMDFEAEETELLQDERMMQSLSSDPAATQSVSADTVRWAPNDAYKQVVGRPEYAGRVRQVGPNVTPVRGTYFSYRPRSQGRPSEGTSRDWAEHARKMKKIQAELRAVRERNDTLEQRMQQFDAMEQRMQQFDAMEQRMQQFDVFMSSMGISQPCLGAQSSPANVGSTSSVSSASAGNAITVGTLSPIGRRLSQHSPVATPSPAIPSLVQQSPVGENTSGTVPRASQGRPSDL
- the LOC133860549 gene encoding cell division cycle protein 48 homolog, whose protein sequence is MKTDPEESMSSRKRKRDEKTCAAMFKPKKTPNRLAVDDMQDGDNSVVALHPETLESLNVFNGDMVLIRGKLRRDTVCVVVADSACDKSRVRMNKVIRSNLRVRIADMVSVHECPNVYDGKKVHVLPLDDSVEGLTGNLFDAYLRPYFEGSFRPLRKGDLFVVRGGMRSSEFKVMETDPGPCCLVAPDTEIYCQGEPVKREDEERILYEVGYEDVGGVRKQLAQIRELVELPLRHPQIFKTIGVKPPKGILLYGPPGTGKTLIARAIANETGAFFLCINGPEIMSKMAGESESNLRKAFAEAEKNAPSIVFIDEIDSIAPKRDKTNGEVERRIVSQLLTLMDGLNSRAHVIVIGATNRPNSIDPALRRFGRFDREIDIGVPDEVGRLEILRVRTRNMKLSEDVELEKVAKETHGHVGADLAALCTEAALQCIREKMDLIDMDQDETIDAEVLNSMAITNEHFKVALGNSVASALRETVVEVPHVSWEDVGGLESVKRELQETVQYPVEHPEKFEKFGMSPSRGVLFYGPPGCGKTLLAKAIANECQANFISIKGPELLTMWFGESEANVRDVFDKARQSAPCVLFFDELDSIAIQRGSGVGDAGGAADRVLNQILTEMDGLSSKKTIFVIGATNRPDIIDPALLRPGRLDQLIYIPLPDESSRRQIFKACLRKSPISKEVDLAALAKFTQGFSGADITEICQRACKYAIREDIEKDLERRRRNPEAMEEEVADNGVSEIKAAHFEESLKYARRSVSEADIRKYQAFARTLHHSSPRGLGSDFKFSLIEPCNGLVKPVVSDIILNEYNK
- the LOC133859645 gene encoding EID1-like F-box protein 2 yields the protein MLPCVVGGFLGFWDCAEWGIRKLRWLTMILTKQYRCIHSASCRCTKGHLSEDVIFLVFQHLNWNPKLIATLSCVCKWFDDLAKRVLWKEFCRTRAPKMMLDLQSSGSHNVDGNWRALGKLLIYCSGCKKGGLFNSIQIPGHFVYRTRFSRTSGKSFLLPQCRTDVLYVSDPCEHLDQGEEGDVGFFRGVFKSFSMSKVRKMLIKRGAQLHPTEVCPYCKAKLWNMLQAQMIPQSASCRLGAYEDCIEYYVCLNGHMLGILPLSDSEEASELE